TGGAATTTtgccttttttccttttttgatttattattcaagaaattaagaaagtaAAGTAGAGAGGGTGTGCGTAGATTTACCGTTTTAGCTAAAATTAACGATTAGTTTATGGAAATTACAACAAAAAGGagttttagtataatatagtaaaagagaaggatgttttaatatattttttaaaaataaggtCCTTACTAGTATGATATGGCAAATCTCAGGAGATAAATGGTAATTACCAAGAGTGTGAAGCAGCAGGAAGCTGCTATTTGAGAGTGCAGCAGTAGGAAGCTATTGTTATTTGATGTGATAGGAATTTTGCAATGCCAATAACAGggtaaaattaattcattggAGGTCAGATGATCAAATTGTAGATATCCTGAAAAAAGCTCTTCGATTGTCTAAGTTTGTTGTTCTAAGGGAAAAGCTAGGAACCTTTAAGAAGAATTTCAAAGTGTTAGAATTGAGACTTCTCTGAGCTACTTTAAAGCTAAAATAGATTATGATGTGTTTATGTAtgtactaaatatatatatttgtatttgaGTGTATTAGTGGCTAATGTTACCGGTTAATATGTGATATTTCAAGTTAAGTAGTAATTTACATAATTGCTTTGTTATTTTGCAGCTACAAAGTGTCCatataattattgtaatttttgCTGCATACTTGTCTCCTATAAACATCAATAGAATGAGAAGACATGTTATTATAGAGGACATATTTCTGCTATAACCTTTCCTCTTATGTTGCAGTTGCATTTGCTACAATTTTCTTATTGCTGCTATATTATTTCTGCTGTATGTTTACTACTCTTGTTTGATCCTTATTGCTGAAAACTAGCAATTTTCAACAACTCTTATAGAtgaatatgtatttttatttatttttactttcttaattttttaataatattgttcAAGGAATAAATGCTAAAGGGTTATGCCGTATTCAAGGGATGTATTTAGAGTTAGTACTTTTAAAGACAATGAGTTGCAATTTTCAATACATTTGATAGCAGATAAATACGTCTCTCTTTGCTCATTTCCATACTAAGCTCAATGCTTGGACTTTATTAAATGGTTCATCACAAGAacaccttttttctttttgttgctttgccatttatttactttatcaATTTTGGTGTTATTATGATGACGATGGTGAtgacaattattattaatattattttattacttaattagaaaaatataaaatttgatgatACATTAattctgtaatttttttatgatatcttAGTATTCtaagagttatttattaataatttacatCCAGATCTATTAGtattgttaataaatttagttattaaattttagataaagATTGATTATCGTAAAATCGGTCTGGTTGGATGATAGCGAAAAGTAAGTTAtctaatattatcaaaatattcaaatatcaTCGAAATTGAtcgaaagagaaagaaaaactagattataaaattattttctatttttgacttttcttttcaaattttataaaaattgatatagcGATTTTGAATGACAGTTAAATTGTTAAGGAGTCGAATTATGTTAGAACTATAGACAACCGACATGGAGTGAAGGAGTTATGACTATTGAACCAGATGTTAGTGAATTTGAATGTAAGTTGTTAATAATGTAATTCTCAAACACTAAAGTATTATgaagaaaaatctaaatattaatagatttgaatataaatttctaatggtgtaattttcaaatactaaaatattatgaaattaattgcGTCACTGTTTGTATTAAAAAGCTaaactaaaaagattaaattttatacctTCCCTtctattagttatttataagTCATGAGTACTCTAGTTCACAAGTTCTATAGCATTAAAATAAAGCTTTAGGGTCAACAGAAATCTTGATGCTAATTCAAAAGCTACTAAATGGAAATGACAATGGTACCTAAATGGTCTCTCACTGTTCCAAGTGTACAAGAGCTTGCAAGCCAACGGCTTGATACAATCCCTTCTAGGTACGTGAGAGATAACATGAATGATATCATCGTCACCGTTCCTTCTGATCAGTCACTTCGAGTGCCATTGATTGATATGTCCAACCTTGTCAACCGAAAGGCTCAACCTGGAGAGCTTCAAAAGCTTCACTCTGCTTGCAAAGAGTGGGGCATATTTCAGGTATCATAATATGCATAACTGAAACACACATGAGTTCTACTTATTTATTAACATCTGGGTATGTCATTGTTTAATGATATTATTCTGTAGTTAGTGAACCATGGAGTTTCGGATGAATCATGGacagaaatgaagaaaatagtTGAAGAATTGTTTTACCTTCCCTTCAGAGGGAGGGAACGTTGGGCTAAAAAGCCAGGAAATAATGAAGGGTATGGTCATCTCTTTGTAGGCTCAGAAGAACAGAAGCTTGAATGGAATGATATGGTCTTCCTTAAAGTTCTTCCCATTGAAAGCAAGAAATTGGAATCTTGGCCAGAGAACACTCACCAGTTTAGGTACTTGagttaatcaattttttttctttttgaaaggaTCTTATGTTCTCTTTGGatattaattagatttgaAACAATCTCCTAGTCAGTTTGATAGATCAATTAATGAGGATTTGAAATAATCTCTAACaatatgttattaaaattttagaatctagaatttaatattttaaataaagaatttcaaatgcagtcttattttttttttattataaaacatgtaaaaaACATTATAATAATTCCTCTTGGTTTCTCCTAGTagtaagtattttttttccaattaatTAAGATGCATTTGAGATTGTTGCTGaagttgaaaatttaatatattgacttttaattttttataaactacttttctaaaaattatttttgaaaatagcatcaattttgagaaaataccAATTTACCAGTTTTtaccaaaataatttttcaaatttaaaaagaaaattaaaaaataaggttgaaaaaaatacttttctaAAACCTCAATACCGAACAACCCCCTTAGTAACTTAAAATTAAGTGAGTTGTTTTTTGTTTCCATAATTTGTTGGTATATGTAAATATGAAAAGGGTTTGTGGTTTCTGATAGAGGGAGACATTGGTGAGTTACATAGAAGACATGAAACAAGTAGCAGCATCTATTATAAGGTTCATGGCTACGGGGCTTGAGGTTCAAAATGAAGAATTTTATAAGGCTTATGAGGAAGGGAACTATGACGTgcgtataaatatatatccaaCTTGTCCTGAACCTGAGAAAGCTACTGGGATAGTCCCACATATTGATATCCATGCCATCACTCTCTTGCAAGATTATGGTGAACTCCCAGCTTTACCGGTTCTAAAAGATGACCAATGGGTATTTATTGAGCCTATAGATGGTGCCATTGTTGTGGATCTTGGTGGCATCATTGAGATAAActctaaacttttctttaatatattataaattttatattcctttatccttcctttttattaaacattttaaaaatatataaaagtgtcaaaatttaaaaaatatttttaaaaatttaatttttcacatTGTTTTGAGTTATCAGATTTTTatgagatttataaataaattaatagtttaattGCGCATTGTAcgattattgttattattttaatttgtttaccCTTCTGAATCCAAAATGAAAGTTGAATATGTAAATTGAATAAAGGATggaaaattaagaattttgcCATAAGACGGTTTTGAGATAGAAAAGAAGGAACacaagaaattatatatagtggTTCGGGTGTTAACTAACCCTACATCCCCTCCTCAATCTCTAATAGGGTATTTACTATACTTTCAATCTTTACAAGTAGAGTTTTCACAAACTCACTACTAACTTAGTATTTTTAGGGCTCACACCAAATATTACAACTTTGTGTTTTGAGGCTCACACACAACCCTAACAAGAGTTTTACCTACACTAACTCTCAAATCCAATCTCAAGTATTTAGACTAACACTCAAACTTCACAAGAGCATTCATTCAAGCTCTTACAACAACCAAAGATTGTTATAATTGATTACAAGGAGAGAGAAATTGAATGCATAATAATGAACTATTTTGCAGGGTTTTATCAACCATTAAAGATCATTTGAGGTGATTTTTATACCCTAGAAACCTCAAAGAGCCATTACTCATGTATCCCAAAAACTTCACCAAATCTTTGCTTTTCAAACAGTGTATTAAATGCATTGTGAGAATGCAAATCGCGATCGCAATTCTTGAAAATACTCTATCGGCTATCTGACTTGGCACTCGGGTATTGGCGGCTTCGAAAATAACCATTAGCGAGTTGTAACAGTCACAATGTTTCACAAAATTCAAGTTCATGATTTCTGACCTTTAAAACCCTTTTGTCTCTACCTTAAAAAGTTTCATTTTCGCGATTACGCCTCTTGTGGTGCCATcgtaattttgttttataagaatcaaatttttttgcCTTTAAACTTGTAAATTTCGTGGTTGTGCCATAGGAGGGTGTGGTTGCGATTTTGAGGCAATCGTGAATTCTTGATTTTGATTGATGCTACAACTATACTTGTAGAAACATTAGATTAAGACCTCAATTTGTGTGTGAAAATCAAAATTAGGGACTTTAGCCTTAAGACAAAGCATCTAGATTCACAATCTcctcctttttcattttgaaaaataaattgagtaTTAAGAATAGAAGAttgtaaaacaaaaatttgaagaagTTCTTATTACTACCCCTTAATGTGTGAATGTTGCATATGGAATATATTAAGCATGTTTAGTCTACTCAATAGAATTTCTCCCcttttgtcaatataaaaaagaaacaagtaTACAAAGACATGAGAAATAAAGTAAGAACAATCAAACTAATGAAGTTTCATTAAGGCAAATGTAGAATTGCACATTAAGTAGAGGggacaaaaaaataaaaaagaaagaacaaacaaAGTTGAAAacatgaaatataaaaaaaagaatgcatATAAATGTCTTGAGATCCACTTGACTCTTCCTTATCTTCCTCATCTTTCTCACTACTCTCATCATCCAACAACCGCCAAGAATTCATATAGCAAGGGAGAATCCCATGATGCTTTTAGATATCAACGAGGTCTCTTGTTCCATCATTTCTTCCTCACTAGGGGTCTCCTCAATCCCTAGTTCCTCTTCTTCCCCTTCTTTAATGTTTAGCCTAGcccttttcttctcttttgctTGCTCTATAGTGGAGATAGCACTAGCACCCAAAATGACTTGTTATGAATCATCACCTTTCTTTCTGATCACCTTTGAGCGAAGAAAATATTGAAGAGTGATAGTGTTGGTGCTAATGGGTATAGGATATTTCAAGTAAGCTAGGTTAGTGGAGGTCAGAAGTTTGAAGTAGTTGACAATCATGGATACATAAGAAGAAACAAGAATGCATCAACGAGAAGACTTAGCGAGATGGACAAAATGTCaatgagaaaatagaaaagttgAATGGCTCTATTGTGAATCATGGAATAGAGAATGCATAAATCCttttaggttattttcttattcccATCACACTTTCCGTGGATGGTATAGATGATGACTCTATGGAGGgtctaagaaaatagagaTTTGATATGTTTGGAGTTACATTTTTTATCAAGTTTggtttcaataaaaatagattttcaaAAGGTGACCAAACTTACCCCCAAATCTCCTAAGCCGGTGATCCTATGATCTTGAAGATGGAAGATGCTTCCAAAGTCACTTCTTATAAGAGAGTACCTTTGCCCAAATAGGTTGAATAATATGCCAAAATAGCCTAAATCTCCTTTGTGTCTCTTACTCACCTCCAAAGAACTTAAAAACTCCAAAGTGAGTTATTTGTAACCATCCACGTTAGAATAGATAAGTCTATCCATTTGAATATTGTTAAGATGATCTGAAACATCTTCATATACTCTAAGTTTTCTGAGATCCCTATTGAGAGGTACCTTTAAGGcctcaaatttctttttggcaAGAGTCTTGTACTTGCTTCTTGCCTTTTGGGTTATTCCTTTCATCTTGGTTGGCACATCAAGGGTTTAGGCAAGAGTTTCTTGCTCTTAAgcctttcctttacccttgttCATTTAGGTGGAAGTCTTTCTTGGAGCCATTTGAAATGTATGAGAGATGAATGGCTTTAGAAGAGAcaaaagtttaatttgagagtgaaaaagataattatgaGTGGAAATGCATGTAAGAGGTGTAAAGGGTTATTTATACCCAAATATTggttaaaaatagtaattttgcAATAAAGAGGTGTAACTCctataaaatgtataaaaataacaataattctttttgcaGAATTTGGGCATTTCATGACCACAATCACAAGGTACGActatgaaatatgaatttcTATCATAACGGCTAGTTTGACTAGCTTCACGACTGTGAATCCTAGAGTCGCGACCGTAAAAATGAGCAAAATCTCGATAGAAGCTTTACTTCAATTTTGCATTTCTTTACAACCATGTTTGGCTATTGCGACcatgatttttcaaaaattgagaaatttttaaaatcttagatCTTTTATCCCTTTATCTTATGCAATCCATTTATTGTATGAATGGTTGCTAAAACTTTGAATGCACCAATTTGATTCAAGTTTAATTCCTTAATCGAAAAACATATCATCACAAAGCACAAACATGCAATCAAGCATATTCATTCAAGACAATTACCATCAAGAAGACCAATTTCCCttttaataagatttaatCTTTCCTCACTAAGGGGTTTGGTGAATATGTCTGTAAGTTGGTTGTTAGTGTCAATAAATTCTAAcattacattattattttgcATATGATCTCTTAAGAAATGATACCTATTGTCTATGTTTTTTCTCCTAGAGTGTTGTATAGGGTTCTTAGATAGATTAATTGTACTAGCATTGTCATATTTTAAAAGGATGAGATTAAGCACTTAATCATAACCCTTAAGTTGCTTTATCCAAAAAATTTAGATGCAGCAACAATCTGCCACTACATATTTTGCTTTGGCAATGGATAGGACAATAAAAACTTGCTTCTTACTAAACCAAGAAACTAAGAATTCTCCTAAGAAATGACAAGTTCCTGATGTGCTTTTTCTATCTAAGAGACTACTCACATAGTCGGCATCGGAGAAGCCTACTATGTTGAATGATGTATTCTTAAGATACCAAAGACCTAAATGCATGATGccattcaaatattttagaattcttttaatCTCGTGCAAGTGTGACTCTTTAGGACTAGATTGGAAAGAGCACACAAGCAAGCACTATAATATCAGGTCTAGAAGTCATAAGATAAAGTAGAAATTCGATCATACCTCTAAACTTTTTCTCATCAATTGGCTTaccttttttatctttatccAATTTAGTTGATGTGCTCATTGGTGTCTTGGCTATCTTGCATTCCTCCATTCCAAAATTCTTGAGAAGCTCTCTTGTATATTTGGATTGGTTGATGAAGAAGTCATCCCTGCATTACTGGATTTGTAATTCTACGAAGAACTTGAGTTCTCTCATCATTCTCATCTCAAATTCTCTAGTCATACACTTGAAAAATTCCTCACACAAGGATTCATTAGTTGTACCATTAACATAGATTTGAACAATTCAAGTATCATGCTTGTGTGTTTTCACAATAATTGTTTGTGTCAACTTTTTTTTGTAAAACCattttataatagaaatatacTAAGCGTTTGTTACCAAGCTCTAGGAGCTTGCTTCGAACCATACAAGGCTTTAGTCAGTTTGAAAAAATAGTTTGGATATTCATGATGCTCAAAACCGAGGGGTTATTCAACATACATTTTTTTCCTCTAtgaaaacatttaaaatatcactTTTGACATCTATTTAAAAGAGTTTAAATTCATGGGACAAGAATAGGCTAGTAACATTCTAATAGCTTCTAGTCTTACACCCGATAGTCAATGCCTTTCTCTTAGTTATAACCTTTGACAATTAATCATGCCTTATTTCTAGTGATGGAACCTTGCTCATCTAACTTATTTCTATACACTCATTTACAATCTATAGTAAGATGATCTTTGGGTCTAGGAATAAGTTTCCACATTGATGTCTCtcaaattttttgagtttCTTTGCATAGCAATCGCCCAACACTATTCATTAAGAGCCTTACTAATGGTCCTTGGCTCAATTTGAGATACAAAAGCAAGATtgttatctaaatttttaaattgagtCCTAATACTTACACCTTTTGTGAGTTTACTTATGATTAGCTCCTTCAAATACTCCTTGGGTTCCCTCTATTTTTTACACAATCTTGTGGTGTCTTCCCTTGAGGTGGTGGAGAAGGTTTAATTTATTGAGattgaatttgagaagacTCTTCTATTTGGAGGCTTTTGCCATTGATGTCAAGCTTCTCAAAATCACCTACAAAATTGTCAAACAAACCTTTTATAAGATCAAGTGTACTAGACTCATCAAAAACAATATTCATGGACTCCTCAACTACCATAAACCTTTTGTTAAACACCTTATAAGCTTTGCTAGAGGAGGAATAGTCTAGAAATATACCTTCACACATTTTGGATAAGGATTTTCCAAGATTGTCCTTGGTATTTAAGATATAGCATTTACATCAAAATACTCTTAGATATGAAATTTTAGTCTTTCTTCCATTCCATAGCTCTTAAGAAGTATTATTCAAAATGGGTCTTTTGAAAACTCTATTTATCAAATAACAAGATGTATTCATATGGCTTCTGTCCAAAAGTAAGTGGGTAAATTATACTTATTGAGCATTGTTCTAGCCATCTCTacaattctattttttctttctataacaCCATTTTGTTATAGTGTTCTAGGGGATGAAAAATCATTAGAAATACCATTTTCATTACAATaggattcaaataaaatattttcttccaTGATCacttctaattttgaaaatgtgaaatccttttcattttgaacTGTCCTtgcaaaaattttaaaagttttaaaagcATTATCCTTATGAACTAAGAAATTAACCCATGTAAATCTAGAGTAGTCATTAATAAGaacatatgtataatattttcCTTCTAAACTAGCAACTATAGTAAGGCCAAGTAAATCCATATGAATTAATCGGAGGAGTTTAGAAATGCTTATTACATTCTTAGCTTTAAAGGAGGCTTTGtgttgtttttttcttttggcgAGGTCCACAAGTCTTGTCCTTTATGAAATTTACCTTGGGCAATCCAATCACTAACGCATTCTTCTTTAGACTATGAATGAGCTCTATGCTTTGCATGTCGAAGCCTTCTATACCAAAGCCAAGAGTCTTCACTAAAAGAAACAAGACACTCAAAAGAATCATTAGCAATCTTGTGTAAGTTAGTTGTGTAGGTATTATCAAACCTTTCTCCCCTAAAGATTTCCTTATCATTTCTTAAGGAAGTGACTTGGCAACCCTTAGAGTCAAAGGTGGCCTTGTTACCCTTATCACACAATTAACTTACACTCATTAAGTTATACTTCAAACCATCAATAAGAAAAACACTATCAATGGAAATAGAATCTTTCTTACCAACGGAGGCAATGCCTACTATCTTATCTTTGGCATTGTTTCCAAATGTTACCTCATCAATTTTCTTCAAGTGTGAAAATAGGTTGGCATTTTTGGTCAATCTGCCTTGAGCAACCACTATCCACATGCCAATCTCCTTCTTTCAAGCTTGACTTGAAGCATATCTTATTTGTTTCATTCTTTTATGTCATGAAACCTATATTGGTCACTttttcatcttcatcttcatttgATGAAGAGTCATCCCAAGTAGCTTTAAGAGCCTTTGttttctccttctccttctctttctcaagcttctttttatttttgttcttgaaGCAATCAACCTGTATATGCCTTTGCTTCCCATAACTAAAGCACGTGAGATCactcttcttttccttattttctttaaaacttGATTGTATTGGAGTTGGAAATAAATTCTTGAATGGCCATTTCTCTTTCCTTCTACTCTTTATGATTTCCTTGACTCTCTTAGAAAGCATTGCTAGCTCTTCATCCTTATTTTCACTAAACTCAGATCCACTAGAgctttcactttcttattGTCTAGTGGACCAAAGGTTTCCTTCTTaactccattttcttttcttgctcttcttcctttttaagAGCAATTTCATGGGTGAGAAGCTTGCCTATGAGCTCATCTGTGGATACCTTCCCCAAATCCTTATTGGCTTCCTCTATATTTTTTACCCTTGAATCATAGTCCTTGATAGAGCCTTGAGAAATTTGTTATTGATGTCAACAAGCTCATAATACTTACCCAATTTTCGTGGACACCTTCCCCAAATCCTTATTGGCTTCCTCTATATTTTCACCTTTGAACCATAGTCCTTGATAGAGCCTTGAGAATTTTGTTATTGATGTCAACAAGCTCATAATGcttatctaatttttaaagaattgttgatgatggtgaGAAGCCGGTTAGTTATGTCGGTGATGCTCTCATTTGGTTTCATTTTGAAAAGTTCATATTCTGTCATAAGAAATTGGATTTTCTTGGATTTTACTTGCTTTGTACCCTCGTGGTAAGTCTCTAGGGCCTTCCAAATCTTGTAGGCGATTGGGAGATGTTGAACTCTCTCATGTTTCTCTCTAGAGAATGAACTAAGGAGGATGATCATTTCTCTTTTACTCTCGccattaaattttctttgagCATCCATCCATTCATGTCTTTACAAGTAGAGTTTTCACAAGCTCACTCTTAACTTAGCATTTTTGGAGCTCACACCAAACCTTACAATTTTGTGTTTCGAGGTACACACACAACCGTAGTAAGAGTTTTATCTATGCTAACTCTCAAACCAAATTCCAAGTATTTAGGCTAAAACTCAAACCTCGTAAGAGCATTTAAGCTCTTACAACAACTAAAGATTGTTAGAATTTATTACAATAAGAGAGAAATTGAATACATAATAATGAAAGCTTTTTGAGGTTATTAATCAACTATTAAAGACCCTTTGAGGTGGTTTTTTATCCTAGAAACCTTAAAAAGCCGTTACTCATGTATCTCAAAAACTTCACCAAACCTTTGTTTTTGGATAGTGCATTAAATGCACTATGAGAATGCAAATTGCGATCACACTTCTTATGTCGCAGTCGCGATTCTTCAAAATACTCCAACGGCTATCTGACATGGCACTCAAGCATTGGCAGCTTAAAAAATAACCATTGGTGGGTTGTAAAGGTCACAACGTTTCATGAAACTTAAGTTGTGCCTTCCTTAGGTATGGTCGCGATTTCTAATTTGTAACCCTCTTATCTATGTCTTGAAAAGTTCAATTTTCACGATTGCGCTTCTTATTATGCAGTCGAGATTTTTTGTTATAAGGCTTCAAATCCTTCTACCCTTGAACTTGTCAATTCGCGGTTATGCTATAGGGGGGTGCGGTCGTGATTTTGAGGTAATCTTGGATTCTTGATTTTGATTATTGCTACAACATTGTAGAAATATTAGATCATTACCTCaatttatgtgtcaaaatcATAATAAGTGTTGCATTACTTttgcaattattttaattataaaaaacataGTCAACCAAGTTTATAgggaaaattatttataatagtttaaaaagtaataataaattcaatatttcTAAATGTCTTTCTTAAAAtccttttaatattataaaatgttattagtgaaaaaacataaaaattattttaaggatatttattaatatattttagtattatataaattaatactataaatataattgatatcaCTACATTTTAAGATTACAAATTATTCTACAATTAGAAAatcaactttttatttaatataatatttaaatatttaaaatattattatctaaaaccataatcattatctaattagtaaattaatttattaatctacataatttcaaaaatataatagagatgctattttttagaattaaaatttttatttcatttaaaatataatttttaatcaataaattaatataaaaattataaaattacatataaagtACATATTTCGAATAAAGATACtatatgtcaaaatataataatacatgtcaaaataaataaataaatatatatatatatatatatatatatatataatcataaaaGTATATGTAAACTTGAATTTTTTACGTGTCAAAATTCAATACacatgtaaaaataaaacctTTATGTGTCTAAATAGtgacacatgtcaaaaaatattatatcctataatttaatatagatACTGATAGACAAATacttttctttagttatttgaatttgtaaaaagaatgtaagtaaaaattattaaaattaatattaaaatataactaatttcttattttcaggattataa
The nucleotide sequence above comes from Ricinus communis isolate WT05 ecotype wild-type chromosome 6, ASM1957865v1, whole genome shotgun sequence. Encoded proteins:
- the LOC8289286 gene encoding S-norcoclaurine synthase 1; the encoded protein is MVPKWSLTVPSVQELASQRLDTIPSRYVRDNMNDIIVTVPSDQSLRVPLIDMSNLVNRKAQPGELQKLHSACKEWGIFQLVNHGVSDESWTEMKKIVEELFYLPFRGRERWAKKPGNNEGYGHLFVGSEEQKLEWNDMVFLKVLPIESKKLESWPENTHQFRETLVSYIEDMKQVAASIIRFMATGLEVQNEEFYKAYEEGNYDVRINIYPTCPEPEKATGIVPHIDIHAITLLQDYGELPALPVLKDDQWVFIEPIDGAIVVDLGGIMQIMSNGIYKSPINRAIVNKSKERISVVTLCNPNSSLSIALAKELVNKSGSPPLYKTVTLDEYFKCFWNSIPKVPLMDNLKF